From the Brachyhypopomus gauderio isolate BG-103 chromosome 5, BGAUD_0.2, whole genome shotgun sequence genome, one window contains:
- the atxn7l1 gene encoding uncharacterized protein atxn7l1 isoform X2, with protein MHNKNQRRRSPPSSARAPLKSKMAVCRSEADHVAFRVPRDYPHSRFSKAPLAVYPPKGGRPRACVSLPVVSLEKMPCFSQSEGAHVKVTSSSSTLGSSSSSLVSSSSSSLKSTVVPPASHKNQEQLLNGRGPITPHSVTPPVLNDRRPSPSRSPLDKWPAPSPSSQDRRLASSPSASLLDRRPAASASPSLLDRRPAASASPSLLDRRPAASASPSLLDRRPCPPPSSPDRKHPNEAKVSKHRRVSGRIYDPNKHCGVLDPETKRPCTRSLTCKTHSLTHRRAVPGRRKEFDILLAEHKGRAKEKETGQKKEAVNSQSTRSSQSLNTSSSLLSSCQNGKTTPPLKLRLASAHTHRGCGSGGAEVLSSAPTSVPELTPSCSSFGVDARISSDDGESELADEMEKPWCHYSLHHPRPLSWCAFSSRIMGRNHYVFDRRWDRVRIALHCMVEKHVSSQMWRKVPLAVESVVSVSHSLSELSALTPSPGVPAPGHASSLDGVSMVSYSSPFSHNGAGVFCVRDPVHTPKLHQTKPGKPARALGEGVGVKKHKPPPTTEAGTYRKNGNACHPQPGSAHISKGPVTLSGRWKPRAGGQCTHDPERSASVGQPLPQPITADHGGLSSPCAPPCGSTETRKRRTANSTVAGDRPGKVTKTVLDGIFRKSSAGLLSSVADVSHSALP; from the exons ATGCATAACAAAAACC agaggagacGCAGTCCGCCCAGCTCTGCCCGAGCCCCTCTGAAGTCTAAGATGGCGGTGTGTCGCAGTGAGGCCGACCATGTGGCGTTCCGCGTGCCTCGTGACTACCCACACTCACGCTTCAGCAAAGCGCCTCTTGCTGTGTACCCGCCCAAAGGAGGCCGACCGAGAGCCTG TGTGTCCTTACCAGTGGTGAGTCTGGAGAAGATGCCTTGTTTCAGCCAGTCAGAGGGGGCGCATGTCAAAGtcacctcttcctcttccacgcttggctcctcttcttcctccttagtgtcttcctcctcgtcctctcTTAAGTCCACCGTTGTGCCACCAGCATCCCACAAGAATCAAGAACAGCTCCTGAACGGCCGTGGTCCCATAACCCCCCACTCGGTCACTCCCCCAGTGTTGAATGATAGACGGCCCAGCCCCTCACGCTCTCCACTGGACAAATGGcccgccccctctccctcctcacaGGATAGAAGACTTGCTTCCTCTCCTTCAGCATCTTTATTGGACAGAAGACCCGCAGCCTCTGCTTCTCCATCCTTATTGGACAGAAGACCCGCAGCCTCTGCTTCTCCATCCTTATTGGACAGGAGACCCGCAGCCTCTGCTTCTCCATCCTTATTGGACAGGAGACCttgtcctcctccctcctctccagaCAGGAAGCATCCAAATGAAGCTAAAGTCAGCAAGCACAGAAGAGTGTcag GAAGAATCTATGATCCAAATAAACACTGTGGAGTCCTGGACCCGGAGACCAAACGCCCCTGTACCAGGTCCCTCACCTGTAAG ACCCACTCTCTGACCCATCGCCGCGCCGTCCCAGGGAGGAGGAAGGAGTTTGATATTCTCTTGGCGGAACACAAGGGGCGGGCTAAGGAGAAGGAGACGGGGCAAAAGAAAGAAGCAGTGAACAGCCAATCGACTCGGTCATCCCAGTCACTCAACACCTCATCCAGCCTACTGTCAAGCTGTCAGAATGGCAAGACCACTCCCCCTCTTAAACTACGGCTGGccagtgcgcacacacacag AGGGTGTGGCAGTGGCGGGGCAGAGGTTCTGAGCTCTGCCCCCACATCTGTCCCAGAACTCACCCCCAGCTGCAGCAGCTTTGGTGTGGATGCCCGTATATCCAGCGATGATGGAGAATCTGAGCTTGCGGATGAGATGGAGAAACCATGGTGCCATTACTCTCTACACCATCCACGGCCCCTCAGT TGGTGTGCATTCAGCAGCCGTATAATGGGCCGGAACCACTACGTGTTTGACAGACGCTGGGACAGAGTGAGGATTGCACTACACTGCATGGTGGAGAAACACGTCAGCTCTCagatgtggag GAAAGTTCCCCTGGCGGTAGAGAGTGTCGTGAGTGTGTCCCACAGCCTGTCGGAGCTGTCTGCTCTCACGCCATCCCCAGGAGTCCCCGCCCCAGGACACGCCTCCAGCCTTGACGGAGTCTCCATGGTTTCCTACTCCAGCCCTTTCTCCCATAATGGAGCTGGGGTTTTCTGCGTGCGGGACCCAGTCCACACCCCCAAACTGCACCAGACTAAACCGGGAAAGCCAGCGAGAGCCCTGGGGGAAGGGGTGGGGGTCAAAAAGCACAAGCCGCCTCCCACCACAGAAGCCGGCACCTACCGAAAGAATGGGAACGCTTGCCACCCGCAgccaggctccgcccacatCAGCAAAGGCCCAGTAACGCTGAGCGGCAGGTGGAAGCCACGGGCAGGCGGCCAGTGCACCCATGACCCTGAGCGGAGCGCCAGTGTGGGGCAGCCCCTGCCCCAGCCAATCACGGCCGACCACGGCGGCCTCTCCTCCCCCTGTGCCCCGCCCTGCGGCTCCACCGAGACCCGCAAGCGCAGGACGGCCAACTCCACCGTCGCAGGAGACAGGCCAGGCAAGGTCACCAAAACGGTGCTCGATGGAATCTTCCGGAAAAGCAGTGCTGGGCTGCTGTCCTCAGTTGCTGACGTTTCCCACAGCGCCCTCCCCTG A
- the atxn7l1 gene encoding uncharacterized protein atxn7l1 isoform X1: MHNKNQRRRSPPSSARAPLKSKMAVCRSEADHVAFRVPRDYPHSRFSKAPLAVYPPKGGRPRACVSLPVVSLEKMPCFSQSEGAHVKVTSSSSTLGSSSSSLVSSSSSSLKSTVVPPASHKNQEQLLNGRGPITPHSVTPPVLNDRRPSPSRSPLDKWPAPSPSSQDRRLASSPSASLLDRRPAASASPSLLDRRPAASASPSLLDRRPAASASPSLLDRRPCPPPSSPDRKHPNEAKVSKHRRVSGRIYDPNKHCGVLDPETKRPCTRSLTCKTHSLTHRRAVPGRRKEFDILLAEHKGRAKEKETGQKKEAVNSQSTRSSQSLNTSSSLLSSCQNGKTTPPLKLRLASAHTHRGCGSGGAEVLSSAPTSVPELTPSCSSFGVDARISSDDGESELADEMEKPWCHYSLHHPRPLSWCAFSSRIMGRNHYVFDRRWDRVRIALHCMVEKHVSSQMWRKVPLAVESVVSVSHSLSELSALTPSPGVPAPGHASSLDGVSMVSYSSPFSHNGAGVFCVRDPVHTPKLHQTKPGKPARALGEGVGVKKHKPPPTTEAGTYRKNGNACHPQPGSAHISKGPVTLSGRWKPRAGGQCTHDPERSASVGQPLPQPITADHGGLSSPCAPPCGSTETRKRRTANSTVAGDRPGKVTKTVLDGIFRKSSAGLLSSVADVSHSALPW; encoded by the exons ATGCATAACAAAAACC agaggagacGCAGTCCGCCCAGCTCTGCCCGAGCCCCTCTGAAGTCTAAGATGGCGGTGTGTCGCAGTGAGGCCGACCATGTGGCGTTCCGCGTGCCTCGTGACTACCCACACTCACGCTTCAGCAAAGCGCCTCTTGCTGTGTACCCGCCCAAAGGAGGCCGACCGAGAGCCTG TGTGTCCTTACCAGTGGTGAGTCTGGAGAAGATGCCTTGTTTCAGCCAGTCAGAGGGGGCGCATGTCAAAGtcacctcttcctcttccacgcttggctcctcttcttcctccttagtgtcttcctcctcgtcctctcTTAAGTCCACCGTTGTGCCACCAGCATCCCACAAGAATCAAGAACAGCTCCTGAACGGCCGTGGTCCCATAACCCCCCACTCGGTCACTCCCCCAGTGTTGAATGATAGACGGCCCAGCCCCTCACGCTCTCCACTGGACAAATGGcccgccccctctccctcctcacaGGATAGAAGACTTGCTTCCTCTCCTTCAGCATCTTTATTGGACAGAAGACCCGCAGCCTCTGCTTCTCCATCCTTATTGGACAGAAGACCCGCAGCCTCTGCTTCTCCATCCTTATTGGACAGGAGACCCGCAGCCTCTGCTTCTCCATCCTTATTGGACAGGAGACCttgtcctcctccctcctctccagaCAGGAAGCATCCAAATGAAGCTAAAGTCAGCAAGCACAGAAGAGTGTcag GAAGAATCTATGATCCAAATAAACACTGTGGAGTCCTGGACCCGGAGACCAAACGCCCCTGTACCAGGTCCCTCACCTGTAAG ACCCACTCTCTGACCCATCGCCGCGCCGTCCCAGGGAGGAGGAAGGAGTTTGATATTCTCTTGGCGGAACACAAGGGGCGGGCTAAGGAGAAGGAGACGGGGCAAAAGAAAGAAGCAGTGAACAGCCAATCGACTCGGTCATCCCAGTCACTCAACACCTCATCCAGCCTACTGTCAAGCTGTCAGAATGGCAAGACCACTCCCCCTCTTAAACTACGGCTGGccagtgcgcacacacacag AGGGTGTGGCAGTGGCGGGGCAGAGGTTCTGAGCTCTGCCCCCACATCTGTCCCAGAACTCACCCCCAGCTGCAGCAGCTTTGGTGTGGATGCCCGTATATCCAGCGATGATGGAGAATCTGAGCTTGCGGATGAGATGGAGAAACCATGGTGCCATTACTCTCTACACCATCCACGGCCCCTCAGT TGGTGTGCATTCAGCAGCCGTATAATGGGCCGGAACCACTACGTGTTTGACAGACGCTGGGACAGAGTGAGGATTGCACTACACTGCATGGTGGAGAAACACGTCAGCTCTCagatgtggag GAAAGTTCCCCTGGCGGTAGAGAGTGTCGTGAGTGTGTCCCACAGCCTGTCGGAGCTGTCTGCTCTCACGCCATCCCCAGGAGTCCCCGCCCCAGGACACGCCTCCAGCCTTGACGGAGTCTCCATGGTTTCCTACTCCAGCCCTTTCTCCCATAATGGAGCTGGGGTTTTCTGCGTGCGGGACCCAGTCCACACCCCCAAACTGCACCAGACTAAACCGGGAAAGCCAGCGAGAGCCCTGGGGGAAGGGGTGGGGGTCAAAAAGCACAAGCCGCCTCCCACCACAGAAGCCGGCACCTACCGAAAGAATGGGAACGCTTGCCACCCGCAgccaggctccgcccacatCAGCAAAGGCCCAGTAACGCTGAGCGGCAGGTGGAAGCCACGGGCAGGCGGCCAGTGCACCCATGACCCTGAGCGGAGCGCCAGTGTGGGGCAGCCCCTGCCCCAGCCAATCACGGCCGACCACGGCGGCCTCTCCTCCCCCTGTGCCCCGCCCTGCGGCTCCACCGAGACCCGCAAGCGCAGGACGGCCAACTCCACCGTCGCAGGAGACAGGCCAGGCAAGGTCACCAAAACGGTGCTCGATGGAATCTTCCGGAAAAGCAGTGCTGGGCTGCTGTCCTCAGTTGCTGACGTTTCCCACAGCGCCCTCCCCTGGTGA
- the sypl1 gene encoding synaptophysin-like protein 1 has protein sequence MQMGFRLNFSPIKEPLGFIKVVEWLTAVLAFASCGGYAGRNVFSLSCDSGVNQTLSAAFRYPFRLNQVVLVEGNISLCNHTVSTTRLVGDFSSSVEFFVAVGVLAFLYCTAALIVYLGYMHVYQDSDFGPMFDFVVTASFAFLWLVCSSAWARGLQMIKFATGTEGISATLQPCRSSSATCRLTESSSMRTLDISVVFGFLNLIVWACNAWFVYKETRWHSRKLSSQQGAGRGRGPAQSPTHM, from the exons ATGCAGATGGGATTTCGGTTGAACTTCAGCCCCATCAAAGAGCCCCTGGGCTTTATTAAGGTCGTGGAGTGG CTCACTGCTGTGTTGGCCTTTGCGAGCTGTGGTGGATATGCAGGCAGGAATGTCTTCTCTTTGTCTTGTGACAGCGGCGTCAATCAAACTCTTTCTGCGGCGTTTAGGTACCCATTCAG GTTAAACCAGGTGGTGCTGGTTGAAGGTAACATCAGTCTGTGCAATCACACGGTGTCCACCACGCGCCTGGTGGGTGACTTCTCCTCCTCGGTAGAGTTTTTTGTGGCGGTGGGCGTGCTGGCGTTCCTCTACTGCACAGCTGCGCTGATCGTCTACCTCGGCTACATGCACGTGTACCAGGACTCTGACTTCGGCCCCATGTTT GATTTTGTAGTGACAGCATCGTTCGCCTTTCTGTGGCTTGTGTGCTCGTCGGCGTGGGCACGGGGTCTGCAAATGATTAAGTTTGCAACGGGCACAGAGGGAATCAGTGCCACCCTGCAGCCATGTAGGAGCAGCAGCGCCACCTGCAGGCTCACAGAGTCCAGCAGCATGCGCACTCTTGATATATCAGTG GTGTTTGGCTTCCTGAACCTTATTGTGTGGGCCTGCAATGCTTGGTTCGTTTACAAGGAAACACGTTGGCACTCACGGAAGCTCAGCTCTCAGCAAGGGGCGGGACGAGGGCGGGGTCCTGCCCAAAGCCCCACCCACATGTAG